In one Gracilinanus agilis isolate LMUSP501 chromosome 6, AgileGrace, whole genome shotgun sequence genomic region, the following are encoded:
- the LOC123251633 gene encoding olfactory receptor 5D13-like, with the protein MVNTDQNQSTAIMFILLGFSDYPELQVPLFLLFLTIYAVTVVGNVGMIVIIRTNPKLHTPMYFFLSHLSFVDFCYSTIVTPKLLENLVVEDRSISIKGCISQFTIGVIFVVTEMVMLAVMAYDRFVAICYPFLYSVSMSPKFCALLVTMAYTWGIISSIMLTYSLLILSFCETKIINNFACEYSVILSASCSDKHFSELILFIFANLSAFCTLIIILTSYLFIFVTILKMHSASGRCKAFSTCASHLTAVSIFYGTILFLYCFPNSKNSWLVVKVGSVFYTVVIPMLNPIIYSLRNNDVKETFRKLKDLRIISQ; encoded by the coding sequence ATGGTGAACACTGATCAGAATCAGAGTACTGCTATCATGTTCATCCTCTTAGGATTCTCTGATTATCCAGAGCTCCAGGTGCCCCTGTTTCTGTTGTTCCTCACCATCTATGCAGTCACTGTAGTAGGGAATGTGGGCATGATTGTGATCATCAGGACAAATCCTAAACTCCATACACCCATGTACTTTTTCCTTAGTCACCTGTCCTTTGTGGACTTCTGTTACTCCACTATAGTTACACCAAAACTATTAGAAAACTTAGTTGTAGAAGATAGATCTATCTCCATCAAGGGCTGCATCTCACAGTTTACCATTGGTGTCATCTTTGTGGTGACAGAGATGGTCATGTTGGCAGTGATGGCCTATGACCGCTTTGTTGCTATATGCTATCCTTTCCTCTACTCAGTTTCCATGTCCCCAAAATTCTGTGCCCTACTAGTCACTATGGCATATACATGGGGCATAATTTCTTCTATTATGCTCACCTACTCACTTCTCATATTGTCATTTTGTGAAACcaaaatcattaataactttgcATGTGAATATTCTGTCATCCTTTCTGCTTCCTGCTCTGATAAACACTTCAGTGAgctaatactttttatttttgcaaatctcaGTGCATTTTGCACCCTCATCATTATCCTTACatcttatcttttcatttttgtcactaTCCTCAAAATGCATTCAGCCAGTGGGCGGTGTAAAGCTTTCTCCACTTGTGCCTCCCACTTGACAGCTGTTTCCATCTTTTATGGGACCATCCTCTTCCTTTATTGTTTTCCCAATTCCAAGAATTCGTGGCTTGTTGTCAAAGTAGGATCAGTTTTTTATACTGTGGTAATTCCTATGCTGAATCCCATAATATACAGTCTAAGGAACAATGATGTAAAGGAAACCTTCAGGAAATTAAAAGATCTAAGAATAATTTCTCAATGA